In Scomber japonicus isolate fScoJap1 chromosome 21, fScoJap1.pri, whole genome shotgun sequence, one DNA window encodes the following:
- the pde7a gene encoding high affinity cAMP-specific 3',5'-cyclic phosphodiesterase 7A isoform X4 — protein MLGDVRVRSQVGFEPERRSSHPYLCIDFRTLHARLGCGSPSSDPERRVHRLLSFQRYLHSSRLLRGVPQQIPLHILDEDYTGQARCMLEKVGNWNFDIFLFDRLTNGNSLITLTFHLLNQYGLVELFQLDMVKLWRFLVMVQEDYHSNNPYHNAVHAADVTQAMYCYMQEPMLARSLTSYDILLGLLAAATHDLDHPGVNQPFLIKTDHYLATLYRNTSVLENHHWKSAVGLLRETGLFSHLPAEDRLSMERELGSLILATDISRQNDYLSRFRLHLNQENLCLSNASHRHFILQMALKCADICNPCRPWELSKQWSEKVTEEFFKQGDIEKKHKLEVSPVCNRENNTVGNIQIGFMTYVAEPLFAEWARFSDTRLSQTMLGHMGLNKASWGGLQQEQTTVSEEAEPSTAGTDAEDGAARRNDNTATATGGTSSKEIPQGSRES, from the exons ATGCTAG GAGATGTGAGAGTGAGAAGTCAGGTTGGATTTGAACCGGAACGAAGAAGCTCCCACCCATACCTGTGCATCGACTTCCGAACTCTTCACG cacGGCTGGGCTGTGGGTCACCCAGCTCTGACCCTGAAAGGAGGGTCCACAGACTGCTCAGCTTCCAGAGGTACCTGCACTCGTCCCGCCTGCTGCGGGGAGTCCCCCAGCAGATCCCCCTTCACATCCTGGATGAAGACTACACTGGACAGGCCAGA TGCATGCTGGAGAAAGTCGGGAACTggaattttgacattttcctCTTCGACAGGTTGACAAATG GAAACAGCCTGATCACTCTGACCTTCCACCTGCTGAACCAGTATGGCCTGGTGGAGCTCTTCCAGCTGGACATGGTCAAACTCTGGAGGTTCCTGGTCATGGTCCAGGAGGACTaccacagcaacaacccctACCACAATGCAGtccatgctgcagatgtcacaCAGGCCATGTACTGCTACATGCAGGAACCCATG CTCGCTAGGTCTCTGACCTCCTATGACATCCTACTGGGACTGCTAGCAGCTGCCACTCATGACCTGGACCATCCTGGGGTCAACCAGCCTTTCCTCATCAAGACTGACCACTATCTAGCTACACTCTACAGG AATACCTCAGTTCTGGAAAACCACCACTGGAAGTCGGCAGTGGGGCTGCTCAGAGAGACTGGGCTGTTCTCCCACCTGCCAGCTGAGGACAG GCTGAGCATGGAGAGGGAGTTGGGCTCTTTAATCCTGGCCAcggacatcagcagacagaatGATTACCTGTCCAGGTTTCGTCTGCACCTGAACCAGGAGAACCTGTGCTTGAGCAACGCCAGCCACCGCCACTTCATCCTGCAG ATGGCTCTGAAGTGTGCGGACATCTGTAACCCCTGCAGACCCTGGGAGCTGAGCAAACAGTGGAGTGAGAAAGTGACCGAGGAATTCTTCAAACAAG GAGACATTGAGAAGAAGCACAAACTTGAAGTCAGCCCAGTTTGTAATAGAGAGAACAACACAGTTGGCAACATTCAAATAG GCTTCATGACTTACGTGGCGGAGCCGCTGTTTGCAGAATGGGCCCGTTTCTCCGACACGCGTCTGTCTCAGACCATGCTGGGTCACATGGGGCTGAACAAAGCCAGCTGGGGCGGCCTGCAGCAGGAACAAACCACTGTCTCCGAGGAGGCAGAGCCCAGCACCGCCGGAACCGACGCCGAGGATGGCGCCGCCCGAAGAAATGACAACACAGCTACCGCCACAGGAGGGACCAGCTCCAAAGAAATACCTCAGGGAAGCAGAGAATCCTGA
- the pde7a gene encoding high affinity cAMP-specific 3',5'-cyclic phosphodiesterase 7A isoform X3: MEVCYQLPVLPLDRPVPKHVLSRRGAISFSSSSSLFGAPDPRQLSQRRGAISYDSSDQTALYIRMLARLGCGSPSSDPERRVHRLLSFQRYLHSSRLLRGVPQQIPLHILDEDYTGQARCMLEKVGNWNFDIFLFDRLTNGNSLITLTFHLLNQYGLVELFQLDMVKLWRFLVMVQEDYHSNNPYHNAVHAADVTQAMYCYMQEPMLARSLTSYDILLGLLAAATHDLDHPGVNQPFLIKTDHYLATLYRNTSVLENHHWKSAVGLLRETGLFSHLPAEDRLSMERELGSLILATDISRQNDYLSRFRLHLNQENLCLSNASHRHFILQMALKCADICNPCRPWELSKQWSEKVTEEFFKQGDIEKKHKLEVSPVCNRENNTVGNIQIGFMTYVAEPLFAEWARFSDTRLSQTMLGHMGLNKASWGGLQQEQTTVSEEAEPSTAGTDAEDGAARRNDNTATATGGTSSKEIPQGSRES; this comes from the exons AGACGTGGGGCCATCTCCTACGACAGCTCAGACCAGACAGCACTGTACATTCGCATGCTAG cacGGCTGGGCTGTGGGTCACCCAGCTCTGACCCTGAAAGGAGGGTCCACAGACTGCTCAGCTTCCAGAGGTACCTGCACTCGTCCCGCCTGCTGCGGGGAGTCCCCCAGCAGATCCCCCTTCACATCCTGGATGAAGACTACACTGGACAGGCCAGA TGCATGCTGGAGAAAGTCGGGAACTggaattttgacattttcctCTTCGACAGGTTGACAAATG GAAACAGCCTGATCACTCTGACCTTCCACCTGCTGAACCAGTATGGCCTGGTGGAGCTCTTCCAGCTGGACATGGTCAAACTCTGGAGGTTCCTGGTCATGGTCCAGGAGGACTaccacagcaacaacccctACCACAATGCAGtccatgctgcagatgtcacaCAGGCCATGTACTGCTACATGCAGGAACCCATG CTCGCTAGGTCTCTGACCTCCTATGACATCCTACTGGGACTGCTAGCAGCTGCCACTCATGACCTGGACCATCCTGGGGTCAACCAGCCTTTCCTCATCAAGACTGACCACTATCTAGCTACACTCTACAGG AATACCTCAGTTCTGGAAAACCACCACTGGAAGTCGGCAGTGGGGCTGCTCAGAGAGACTGGGCTGTTCTCCCACCTGCCAGCTGAGGACAG GCTGAGCATGGAGAGGGAGTTGGGCTCTTTAATCCTGGCCAcggacatcagcagacagaatGATTACCTGTCCAGGTTTCGTCTGCACCTGAACCAGGAGAACCTGTGCTTGAGCAACGCCAGCCACCGCCACTTCATCCTGCAG ATGGCTCTGAAGTGTGCGGACATCTGTAACCCCTGCAGACCCTGGGAGCTGAGCAAACAGTGGAGTGAGAAAGTGACCGAGGAATTCTTCAAACAAG GAGACATTGAGAAGAAGCACAAACTTGAAGTCAGCCCAGTTTGTAATAGAGAGAACAACACAGTTGGCAACATTCAAATAG GCTTCATGACTTACGTGGCGGAGCCGCTGTTTGCAGAATGGGCCCGTTTCTCCGACACGCGTCTGTCTCAGACCATGCTGGGTCACATGGGGCTGAACAAAGCCAGCTGGGGCGGCCTGCAGCAGGAACAAACCACTGTCTCCGAGGAGGCAGAGCCCAGCACCGCCGGAACCGACGCCGAGGATGGCGCCGCCCGAAGAAATGACAACACAGCTACCGCCACAGGAGGGACCAGCTCCAAAGAAATACCTCAGGGAAGCAGAGAATCCTGA
- the pde7a gene encoding high affinity cAMP-specific 3',5'-cyclic phosphodiesterase 7A isoform X2 — protein sequence MEVCYQLPVLPLDRPVPKHVLSRRGAISFSSSSSLFGAPDPRQLSQRRGAISYDSSDQTALYIRMLDVRVRSQVGFEPERRSSHPYLCIDFRTLHARLGCGSPSSDPERRVHRLLSFQRYLHSSRLLRGVPQQIPLHILDEDYTGQARCMLEKVGNWNFDIFLFDRLTNGNSLITLTFHLLNQYGLVELFQLDMVKLWRFLVMVQEDYHSNNPYHNAVHAADVTQAMYCYMQEPMLARSLTSYDILLGLLAAATHDLDHPGVNQPFLIKTDHYLATLYRNTSVLENHHWKSAVGLLRETGLFSHLPAEDRLSMERELGSLILATDISRQNDYLSRFRLHLNQENLCLSNASHRHFILQMALKCADICNPCRPWELSKQWSEKVTEEFFKQGDIEKKHKLEVSPVCNRENNTVGNIQIGFMTYVAEPLFAEWARFSDTRLSQTMLGHMGLNKASWGGLQQEQTTVSEEAEPSTAGTDAEDGAARRNDNTATATGGTSSKEIPQGSRES from the exons AGACGTGGGGCCATCTCCTACGACAGCTCAGACCAGACAGCACTGTACATTCGCATGCTAG ATGTGAGAGTGAGAAGTCAGGTTGGATTTGAACCGGAACGAAGAAGCTCCCACCCATACCTGTGCATCGACTTCCGAACTCTTCACG cacGGCTGGGCTGTGGGTCACCCAGCTCTGACCCTGAAAGGAGGGTCCACAGACTGCTCAGCTTCCAGAGGTACCTGCACTCGTCCCGCCTGCTGCGGGGAGTCCCCCAGCAGATCCCCCTTCACATCCTGGATGAAGACTACACTGGACAGGCCAGA TGCATGCTGGAGAAAGTCGGGAACTggaattttgacattttcctCTTCGACAGGTTGACAAATG GAAACAGCCTGATCACTCTGACCTTCCACCTGCTGAACCAGTATGGCCTGGTGGAGCTCTTCCAGCTGGACATGGTCAAACTCTGGAGGTTCCTGGTCATGGTCCAGGAGGACTaccacagcaacaacccctACCACAATGCAGtccatgctgcagatgtcacaCAGGCCATGTACTGCTACATGCAGGAACCCATG CTCGCTAGGTCTCTGACCTCCTATGACATCCTACTGGGACTGCTAGCAGCTGCCACTCATGACCTGGACCATCCTGGGGTCAACCAGCCTTTCCTCATCAAGACTGACCACTATCTAGCTACACTCTACAGG AATACCTCAGTTCTGGAAAACCACCACTGGAAGTCGGCAGTGGGGCTGCTCAGAGAGACTGGGCTGTTCTCCCACCTGCCAGCTGAGGACAG GCTGAGCATGGAGAGGGAGTTGGGCTCTTTAATCCTGGCCAcggacatcagcagacagaatGATTACCTGTCCAGGTTTCGTCTGCACCTGAACCAGGAGAACCTGTGCTTGAGCAACGCCAGCCACCGCCACTTCATCCTGCAG ATGGCTCTGAAGTGTGCGGACATCTGTAACCCCTGCAGACCCTGGGAGCTGAGCAAACAGTGGAGTGAGAAAGTGACCGAGGAATTCTTCAAACAAG GAGACATTGAGAAGAAGCACAAACTTGAAGTCAGCCCAGTTTGTAATAGAGAGAACAACACAGTTGGCAACATTCAAATAG GCTTCATGACTTACGTGGCGGAGCCGCTGTTTGCAGAATGGGCCCGTTTCTCCGACACGCGTCTGTCTCAGACCATGCTGGGTCACATGGGGCTGAACAAAGCCAGCTGGGGCGGCCTGCAGCAGGAACAAACCACTGTCTCCGAGGAGGCAGAGCCCAGCACCGCCGGAACCGACGCCGAGGATGGCGCCGCCCGAAGAAATGACAACACAGCTACCGCCACAGGAGGGACCAGCTCCAAAGAAATACCTCAGGGAAGCAGAGAATCCTGA
- the mtfr1 gene encoding mitochondrial fission regulator 1 translates to MSKDDERIEMDLAFGSAKPYGSSRSIVRRIATSLPLKPCPRVHFQLYPYSEDAGVLISSRRQNGFVASLADVSWINQDDEEDDEDRFGRSRSGLQAGLVFRAHQPDPQRKPLTRQRSLPSLHQGTPDPQGPTTANDEAIQKISALETELAKLRAQIAQIVLAQEQSAQPAATTGAPPPPAAPPPPPPPPPPPPPLPPPPGLQRTFSAIDLIKERRGKKTDGQTILESKAAEIPNMLDVLKDIGKVKLRSVKSRPVDGEAKLKASDPTDAAMLIAEALKRKFAHRYRHDSGQEDAEDFKLPEVPEVKPRTETPLFGQHMLKSAGRRKLP, encoded by the exons ATGAGTAAAGACGATGAACGAATTGAAATGGACCTG GCTTTTGGATCGGCTAAGCCCTACGGGTCCTCCAGAAGTATTGTGAGGAGAATAGCTACTAGTCTTCCTCTTAAGCCCTGCCCCAGGGTTCATTTTCAG CTCTATCCATACTCTGAGGATGCTGGTGTCCTGATTAGTTCCAGGAGGCAGAATGGTTTTGTAGCCTCTCTCGCTGATGTTTCCTGGATCAACCAGGACGacgaggaggatgatgaagaccGCTTTGGTAGATCGAG GTCAGGGCTCCAAGCAGGACTTGTGTTTCGAGCCCACCAGCCTGACCCTCAGAGAAAACCCTTAACTCGCCAGAGGTCCTTACCAAGCCTGCATCAGGGGACTCCTGATCCCCAGGGACCGACGACTGCCAATGATGAGGCCATTCAGAAGATCAGCGCACTGGAGACTGAACTTGCCAAACTCAGAGCTCAGATAGCACAAATCGTACTGGCACAGGAACAGAGCGCACAGCCAG CTGCTACCACAGgggcacctcctcctcctgctgccccacctcctcctcccccaccccctccaccaccaccaccactcccaCCACCCCCAGGTCTCCAGCGGACATTTTCAGCCATAGACTTGATAAAGGAGCGAAGAGGGAAGAAGACAGATGGCCAGACTATTTTGGAATCAAAGGCGGCAGAAATCCCCAACATGCTTGATGTTCTGAAAGACATAGGCAAAGTCAAGTTGCGATCTGTCAAAAG tCGTCCAGTTGATGGTGAGGCCAAACTAAAGGCCAGCGATCCTACAGATGCTGCAATGCTCATCGCTGAGGCCCTGAAACGCAAGTTTGCTCATCGTTATCGACACGACAGTGGACAAGAAGACGCAGAGGATTTCAAACTCCCAGAAGTCCCAGAAGTGAAACCTCGAACCGAAACCCCTTTG TTTGGGCAGCACATGTTGAAATCAGCTGGAAGGAGGAAGTTACCCTAA
- the pde7a gene encoding high affinity cAMP-specific 3',5'-cyclic phosphodiesterase 7A isoform X5 has protein sequence MLDVRVRSQVGFEPERRSSHPYLCIDFRTLHARLGCGSPSSDPERRVHRLLSFQRYLHSSRLLRGVPQQIPLHILDEDYTGQARCMLEKVGNWNFDIFLFDRLTNGNSLITLTFHLLNQYGLVELFQLDMVKLWRFLVMVQEDYHSNNPYHNAVHAADVTQAMYCYMQEPMLARSLTSYDILLGLLAAATHDLDHPGVNQPFLIKTDHYLATLYRNTSVLENHHWKSAVGLLRETGLFSHLPAEDRLSMERELGSLILATDISRQNDYLSRFRLHLNQENLCLSNASHRHFILQMALKCADICNPCRPWELSKQWSEKVTEEFFKQGDIEKKHKLEVSPVCNRENNTVGNIQIGFMTYVAEPLFAEWARFSDTRLSQTMLGHMGLNKASWGGLQQEQTTVSEEAEPSTAGTDAEDGAARRNDNTATATGGTSSKEIPQGSRES, from the exons ATGCTAG ATGTGAGAGTGAGAAGTCAGGTTGGATTTGAACCGGAACGAAGAAGCTCCCACCCATACCTGTGCATCGACTTCCGAACTCTTCACG cacGGCTGGGCTGTGGGTCACCCAGCTCTGACCCTGAAAGGAGGGTCCACAGACTGCTCAGCTTCCAGAGGTACCTGCACTCGTCCCGCCTGCTGCGGGGAGTCCCCCAGCAGATCCCCCTTCACATCCTGGATGAAGACTACACTGGACAGGCCAGA TGCATGCTGGAGAAAGTCGGGAACTggaattttgacattttcctCTTCGACAGGTTGACAAATG GAAACAGCCTGATCACTCTGACCTTCCACCTGCTGAACCAGTATGGCCTGGTGGAGCTCTTCCAGCTGGACATGGTCAAACTCTGGAGGTTCCTGGTCATGGTCCAGGAGGACTaccacagcaacaacccctACCACAATGCAGtccatgctgcagatgtcacaCAGGCCATGTACTGCTACATGCAGGAACCCATG CTCGCTAGGTCTCTGACCTCCTATGACATCCTACTGGGACTGCTAGCAGCTGCCACTCATGACCTGGACCATCCTGGGGTCAACCAGCCTTTCCTCATCAAGACTGACCACTATCTAGCTACACTCTACAGG AATACCTCAGTTCTGGAAAACCACCACTGGAAGTCGGCAGTGGGGCTGCTCAGAGAGACTGGGCTGTTCTCCCACCTGCCAGCTGAGGACAG GCTGAGCATGGAGAGGGAGTTGGGCTCTTTAATCCTGGCCAcggacatcagcagacagaatGATTACCTGTCCAGGTTTCGTCTGCACCTGAACCAGGAGAACCTGTGCTTGAGCAACGCCAGCCACCGCCACTTCATCCTGCAG ATGGCTCTGAAGTGTGCGGACATCTGTAACCCCTGCAGACCCTGGGAGCTGAGCAAACAGTGGAGTGAGAAAGTGACCGAGGAATTCTTCAAACAAG GAGACATTGAGAAGAAGCACAAACTTGAAGTCAGCCCAGTTTGTAATAGAGAGAACAACACAGTTGGCAACATTCAAATAG GCTTCATGACTTACGTGGCGGAGCCGCTGTTTGCAGAATGGGCCCGTTTCTCCGACACGCGTCTGTCTCAGACCATGCTGGGTCACATGGGGCTGAACAAAGCCAGCTGGGGCGGCCTGCAGCAGGAACAAACCACTGTCTCCGAGGAGGCAGAGCCCAGCACCGCCGGAACCGACGCCGAGGATGGCGCCGCCCGAAGAAATGACAACACAGCTACCGCCACAGGAGGGACCAGCTCCAAAGAAATACCTCAGGGAAGCAGAGAATCCTGA
- the pde7a gene encoding high affinity cAMP-specific 3',5'-cyclic phosphodiesterase 7A isoform X1, whose protein sequence is MEVCYQLPVLPLDRPVPKHVLSRRGAISFSSSSSLFGAPDPRQLSQRRGAISYDSSDQTALYIRMLGDVRVRSQVGFEPERRSSHPYLCIDFRTLHARLGCGSPSSDPERRVHRLLSFQRYLHSSRLLRGVPQQIPLHILDEDYTGQARCMLEKVGNWNFDIFLFDRLTNGNSLITLTFHLLNQYGLVELFQLDMVKLWRFLVMVQEDYHSNNPYHNAVHAADVTQAMYCYMQEPMLARSLTSYDILLGLLAAATHDLDHPGVNQPFLIKTDHYLATLYRNTSVLENHHWKSAVGLLRETGLFSHLPAEDRLSMERELGSLILATDISRQNDYLSRFRLHLNQENLCLSNASHRHFILQMALKCADICNPCRPWELSKQWSEKVTEEFFKQGDIEKKHKLEVSPVCNRENNTVGNIQIGFMTYVAEPLFAEWARFSDTRLSQTMLGHMGLNKASWGGLQQEQTTVSEEAEPSTAGTDAEDGAARRNDNTATATGGTSSKEIPQGSRES, encoded by the exons AGACGTGGGGCCATCTCCTACGACAGCTCAGACCAGACAGCACTGTACATTCGCATGCTAG GAGATGTGAGAGTGAGAAGTCAGGTTGGATTTGAACCGGAACGAAGAAGCTCCCACCCATACCTGTGCATCGACTTCCGAACTCTTCACG cacGGCTGGGCTGTGGGTCACCCAGCTCTGACCCTGAAAGGAGGGTCCACAGACTGCTCAGCTTCCAGAGGTACCTGCACTCGTCCCGCCTGCTGCGGGGAGTCCCCCAGCAGATCCCCCTTCACATCCTGGATGAAGACTACACTGGACAGGCCAGA TGCATGCTGGAGAAAGTCGGGAACTggaattttgacattttcctCTTCGACAGGTTGACAAATG GAAACAGCCTGATCACTCTGACCTTCCACCTGCTGAACCAGTATGGCCTGGTGGAGCTCTTCCAGCTGGACATGGTCAAACTCTGGAGGTTCCTGGTCATGGTCCAGGAGGACTaccacagcaacaacccctACCACAATGCAGtccatgctgcagatgtcacaCAGGCCATGTACTGCTACATGCAGGAACCCATG CTCGCTAGGTCTCTGACCTCCTATGACATCCTACTGGGACTGCTAGCAGCTGCCACTCATGACCTGGACCATCCTGGGGTCAACCAGCCTTTCCTCATCAAGACTGACCACTATCTAGCTACACTCTACAGG AATACCTCAGTTCTGGAAAACCACCACTGGAAGTCGGCAGTGGGGCTGCTCAGAGAGACTGGGCTGTTCTCCCACCTGCCAGCTGAGGACAG GCTGAGCATGGAGAGGGAGTTGGGCTCTTTAATCCTGGCCAcggacatcagcagacagaatGATTACCTGTCCAGGTTTCGTCTGCACCTGAACCAGGAGAACCTGTGCTTGAGCAACGCCAGCCACCGCCACTTCATCCTGCAG ATGGCTCTGAAGTGTGCGGACATCTGTAACCCCTGCAGACCCTGGGAGCTGAGCAAACAGTGGAGTGAGAAAGTGACCGAGGAATTCTTCAAACAAG GAGACATTGAGAAGAAGCACAAACTTGAAGTCAGCCCAGTTTGTAATAGAGAGAACAACACAGTTGGCAACATTCAAATAG GCTTCATGACTTACGTGGCGGAGCCGCTGTTTGCAGAATGGGCCCGTTTCTCCGACACGCGTCTGTCTCAGACCATGCTGGGTCACATGGGGCTGAACAAAGCCAGCTGGGGCGGCCTGCAGCAGGAACAAACCACTGTCTCCGAGGAGGCAGAGCCCAGCACCGCCGGAACCGACGCCGAGGATGGCGCCGCCCGAAGAAATGACAACACAGCTACCGCCACAGGAGGGACCAGCTCCAAAGAAATACCTCAGGGAAGCAGAGAATCCTGA